A portion of the Cytophagales bacterium genome contains these proteins:
- a CDS encoding PhzF family phenazine biosynthesis protein has protein sequence MKLKIYQIDAFTDKLFSGNPAAVCPLEEWLPENILQNIAAENNLAETAFYVKHNGEFDIKWFTPTTEVSLCGHATLASAWVIFNYTKYDKDKIIFQSKSGELTVKKENGLLTLNFPAGHIEKIQTPQIIIEALNITPIETYRSQASHMIILNSQNEVEQLKPDFQTILKLDSEGLIVTAKGDRSDFVSRCFFPKMGIDEDPVTGSAHTTMTSYWAPKLGKNELTAIQLSKRRGELKCKFLDDRVEISGKAKTYLIGEIEVGGKHEYSL, from the coding sequence ATGAAATTAAAAATATACCAGATTGACGCTTTTACTGACAAATTATTTAGCGGGAATCCCGCGGCTGTTTGTCCATTAGAGGAATGGTTGCCTGAAAATATTTTGCAAAACATTGCAGCAGAAAATAATCTTGCTGAAACAGCATTTTATGTTAAACATAATGGTGAATTTGATATAAAATGGTTTACCCCCACTACCGAAGTAAGCTTATGCGGACATGCAACATTAGCTTCTGCCTGGGTTATATTTAACTACACGAAGTATGACAAAGACAAAATAATTTTTCAATCAAAAAGTGGGGAACTAACTGTTAAAAAAGAAAATGGTTTATTGACACTTAATTTTCCTGCCGGCCATATCGAAAAGATCCAAACCCCGCAAATAATTATAGAAGCGCTGAATATCACCCCCATTGAAACTTACAGGAGTCAGGCAAGCCATATGATAATCCTGAATTCCCAAAATGAGGTTGAGCAATTAAAACCTGATTTTCAAACCATATTAAAACTTGATTCGGAGGGACTAATAGTTACTGCTAAAGGAGACCGGTCAGACTTTGTTTCAAGATGCTTTTTTCCTAAAATGGGAATCGATGAAGATCCTGTAACAGGTTCAGCACATACAACTATGACATCCTATTGGGCTCCAAAACTTGGCAAAAATGAATTAACTGCTATACAACTTTCGAAGAGAAGAGGCGAGTTAAAATGTAAATTCCTGGATGATAGAGTTGAAATTAGCGGAAAAGCAAAAACTTACCTTATAGGAGAGATAGAAGTAGGTGGTAAGCATGAATATAGTTTGTGA
- a CDS encoding VOC family protein — protein MKQRIAHIALLVNDYDEAIKFYTEKLDFELIEDTKLSETKRWVMIAPPGAKECCLLLAKAVDDKQYASIGNQTGGRVFLFLFTDDFWRDYNKMLKREIHFVRTPKEEEYGTVAVFEDLYGNLWDLLEPNDKNKCIQH, from the coding sequence GTGAAACAAAGAATAGCACATATAGCCCTATTAGTAAATGATTACGATGAAGCTATTAAATTTTATACGGAGAAATTAGATTTCGAACTTATAGAAGATACAAAACTGAGTGAAACTAAACGTTGGGTGATGATTGCGCCTCCGGGAGCAAAAGAATGTTGTCTATTACTTGCGAAAGCCGTTGATGATAAGCAATATGCATCTATAGGTAATCAAACCGGTGGCCGGGTGTTCCTTTTTTTGTTTACAGATGATTTTTGGAGAGATTACAATAAAATGTTGAAAAGGGAAATCCACTTTGTACGTACACCAAAGGAAGAAGAATATGGAACTGTAGCTGTTTTTGAAGATTTGTATGGGAATTTATGGGATTTGCTGGAACCTAATGATAAAAACAAATGTATTCAACATTGA
- a CDS encoding type II toxin-antitoxin system PemK/MazF family toxin, translating into MKKGEIWLIEIPPVNGREQRGTRPALILSVLEANIVIILPFTSNLQALRFPHTIEIKLSNKNGLNSNSIALVFQIRAIDKKRLKNKIGTLETKIIQRINTMIIDILNLKIKPKQ; encoded by the coding sequence ATGAAAAAAGGTGAAATCTGGTTAATTGAGATTCCACCTGTTAATGGTCGTGAACAGCGTGGCACAAGACCAGCCCTTATCTTATCAGTATTGGAAGCAAATATAGTGATAATTCTTCCTTTTACTTCTAATCTTCAAGCATTGAGATTTCCTCACACAATTGAAATAAAACTTTCAAACAAAAATGGTTTAAATTCAAATTCCATTGCCTTAGTGTTTCAAATAAGAGCGATTGATAAAAAGAGATTGAAAAATAAAATAGGCACATTAGAAACTAAAATTATACAAAGAATTAATACAATGATTATTGATATTCTAAATTTAAAAATCAAACCAAAACAATGA
- a CDS encoding 3-hydroxyacyl-CoA dehydrogenase produces the protein MIDYTKDPNGIAIISFNMPDTAVNVLNRASISAFEKHINEALADKSVKGIIITSSKQDFIVGGDLKLIFSLNDAKEIMKISGKFHAMLRKMETGGKPVVAAINGTALGGGYEVCLACHHRIAVNDPRIQIGLPEVTLGLLPGGGGTQRLPRMIGIQPSLQPLMEGRRMRPGQALETGMVDELVLTPEELLPAAKKWLQEVGNAVQPWDQEKFKIPGGGVQTPNSAMVFGATAGLVLKKTYGNYPAPHAILNCVFEGLQLPFDRALVVESRYLTKCVLSKESKNMIRTLFFSMNEANKGAARPANIPKTVFLKVGILGAGMMGAGIAYVSAMAGLDVVLKDVSKEAAEKGKKYSADLLSKRLSKKRITQEKIDEVLSKIHTTDNPKDLADCQLVIEAVFENRELKAAVTKESESVMSSKAVFASNTSTLPITGLAEASSRPENFIGLHFFSPVDKMQLVEIIIGKKTSDYAIAMAIDYIRRIKKTPIVVNDGRGFFTSRVFRTYLFEGFECLAEGISPAFIENAGKQAGMPVGPLAITDEVSIDLLYKINKQTEKDTGQKHDGAAIKVMNRFIEEFKRSGKKEGKGFYEYPNGEKKYLWPELSKYFPLADKQPDAREVGKRFLHIQALEAVKAFEEHIVTTPADADIGSILGIGFPPYTGGALSYIDMIGLKQFVEECNVLADKYGKRFKPTDGLKKMAAKGASFYN, from the coding sequence ATGATAGATTACACCAAAGATCCGAACGGCATCGCCATTATCAGCTTCAACATGCCGGATACTGCTGTCAATGTGCTCAATAGGGCATCCATCAGCGCTTTTGAAAAGCACATCAACGAAGCGCTTGCCGACAAATCTGTAAAAGGGATCATCATTACCTCAAGTAAGCAGGATTTTATCGTTGGCGGAGACCTGAAGTTGATATTCTCTTTAAATGACGCAAAGGAGATCATGAAGATTTCCGGAAAATTCCATGCCATGCTTCGCAAAATGGAAACGGGTGGCAAGCCGGTGGTGGCTGCCATCAACGGAACTGCACTGGGAGGCGGCTATGAAGTATGCCTCGCGTGCCACCATCGTATTGCTGTCAATGATCCCAGGATACAGATCGGCTTACCTGAAGTGACGCTGGGATTATTGCCCGGAGGCGGAGGCACACAGCGTTTGCCGAGGATGATCGGGATACAACCATCTTTACAACCTCTCATGGAAGGCAGGAGAATGAGGCCAGGACAAGCGCTCGAAACCGGAATGGTGGATGAGCTTGTGTTAACTCCCGAAGAATTGCTCCCCGCAGCAAAAAAGTGGCTGCAAGAAGTCGGAAATGCTGTTCAACCCTGGGACCAGGAAAAATTTAAAATACCCGGGGGTGGTGTGCAAACGCCCAATAGTGCTATGGTTTTTGGTGCAACTGCCGGTTTGGTGCTGAAAAAAACATATGGCAATTACCCTGCCCCTCACGCTATTCTGAACTGTGTGTTTGAAGGGTTGCAATTGCCTTTTGACCGGGCTTTGGTTGTTGAGTCCCGCTATCTTACTAAGTGCGTGTTGTCAAAAGAATCCAAAAACATGATCCGTACCTTGTTCTTCAGCATGAATGAAGCCAACAAGGGAGCGGCTCGTCCGGCAAACATTCCCAAAACCGTTTTTTTAAAAGTGGGCATCCTGGGTGCCGGAATGATGGGTGCAGGTATCGCCTATGTTTCTGCAATGGCGGGCCTGGATGTTGTTTTAAAGGATGTGTCTAAAGAAGCTGCGGAAAAAGGGAAAAAGTATTCTGCTGACCTGTTGTCAAAACGGCTTTCCAAAAAAAGGATCACACAGGAAAAGATAGATGAAGTGCTGAGCAAAATTCATACAACAGATAACCCAAAGGATTTAGCAGATTGTCAATTAGTCATTGAGGCTGTATTTGAGAACCGGGAGCTAAAAGCAGCGGTTACCAAAGAATCTGAATCCGTAATGTCTTCAAAAGCTGTATTTGCTTCCAATACCTCTACCCTGCCTATTACCGGTTTGGCAGAAGCATCCTCAAGGCCCGAAAACTTCATCGGTCTTCATTTTTTTTCGCCTGTAGATAAAATGCAATTGGTGGAGATCATCATCGGCAAAAAGACTTCGGATTATGCTATTGCTATGGCAATAGATTATATCAGGCGAATTAAGAAAACGCCCATTGTGGTTAACGATGGAAGGGGCTTTTTTACATCAAGGGTTTTCAGGACTTACCTGTTTGAGGGTTTTGAGTGCCTTGCCGAAGGTATTTCTCCTGCATTCATAGAAAATGCCGGTAAGCAGGCCGGCATGCCGGTTGGCCCGCTGGCAATCACCGATGAGGTAAGCATTGACCTGCTCTATAAGATCAACAAACAAACCGAAAAGGATACCGGGCAAAAACATGATGGCGCTGCTATCAAAGTAATGAATAGATTTATTGAGGAATTTAAGCGATCAGGTAAAAAGGAAGGCAAGGGGTTTTATGAATATCCGAACGGTGAGAAAAAATACCTTTGGCCTGAGCTGTCAAAATATTTTCCTTTGGCTGACAAGCAGCCGGATGCAAGAGAAGTTGGAAAACGCTTCTTGCATATCCAGGCGCTTGAGGCAGTAAAGGCATTTGAGGAGCACATCGTTACAACCCCTGCAGATGCTGATATCGGCTCTATCCTGGGCATTGGCTTTCCGCCTTACACCGGTGGTGCATTGTCTTATATTGATATGATAGGCTTGAAACAATTTGTGGAAGAATGTAATGTTTTGGCTGATAAATATGGCAAGCGTTTTAAACCTACTGACGGGTTGAAAAAAATGGCTGCGAAGGGAGCAAGTTTTTACAATTAA
- a CDS encoding SpoIIE family protein phosphatase, which translates to MLRNIVPTIYLALLIAYCILRTAYCSAQQYNFKNFTVENGLAQSQVNAMYEDSRGYIWFATEGGVSSYDGVSFKNFTTDDGLANNFVYAIIEDNKGRMWLGTDGGVSIFDGKVFKNITTEFGLVDNTALALLNDKSGNIWIGTPAGVSVLTANHTTFPKDTFKITNYTKNEGLSNSYVNTIVKDMNQNIWFGTWGGGINLLLADYYQNEVANPDFIHFTRQQGLSNNFVRAILPDKKGNIWVSSWRGGISYLPEESINFYKSSNIDSLNNNFTKPQRFSKVSFLPFPLQDALSTNRVWDIFEDKAGNIWFGHDGFGVEKYDPQTGAILRYHEGQGLCNNHIISIMEDREGNLWFGGYSGGASMFSGKIFTYLNIKSAVSIHEDKYGQMWFGNWGGGVFNFDGNNFTQYSWDQGIGESVVHAIVDDKNGDIWIGTLGGGINKLIEKDITTPGNKFLIYKRKKSCADGNKNCIELDGLTSDHIFSMLVDSRGNLWVGTEGGGAVKFLYLNPEYSLSNKPGSFINYNTQTGIIGNTVNKIYEDSKGRIWLGTSEGVSLLNKASDDISNEKFTHFIKKEHVKKFKKNLPNLVGKFIEGLSDHRVISIIEDNYQNSWFGTYGEGISILHPDNSWSYITTKDGLTNAAIVSLIVDDEGNIWAGTNNGINKIIPDSSNGSYKIKQYSILDGFRGVECNNNAVYRDSKGNLWFGTVNDVNKYSPKEDKPNMVEARTYITGIKLFFEEVNSAKWRSHYQIDSFSPWFALPLNLKLSYNQNHLTFDFVGISTKIPEKVRYQWILDGFDQHWSPITKKNEVTYSNIPPGKYILKVKACNNDGVWNKKPTTFSFIITPPFWQTLLFYMLCFITGGSSIYGFYSWRVRNLQKAKKKLEHQVKIRTAEVMTQKEEILMQKEELTVQRDELKITNEELNFLNEEIAQTNEVIEQRNKDITDSINYAKLIQEAILPPVDVVNKVFPQSFILFKPKDIVSGDFYWFSSPISPPLTPPKGGRTGQHSTLPQGKSDGKVPPFGGDLGGTDRGASFIIAAVDCTGHGVPGAFMSMIGNDLLNEIINKRKINQPAKILGELNDGIVNALKQTGEGSETKDGMDIAICSIGVVNGHARSLQYAGAYNPLYIIRKNIIHELGDLGHNDKVRTFGDDLCEVKGNSFPIGIDKVGETDSRGRTKIFTDHTINLKKGDSIYLFSDGYADQFGGSEGRKFSYKRFKELILEIQDLSMEQQREKLDITFEKWKGNEEQIDDVLVIGIKI; encoded by the coding sequence ATGCTAAGAAATATCGTTCCTACAATTTATCTTGCTCTGTTAATTGCTTATTGCATACTGCGTACTGCTTACTGCTCTGCACAGCAATACAACTTCAAAAATTTTACGGTTGAAAATGGCCTGGCACAGTCGCAGGTAAATGCAATGTATGAAGACAGCAGGGGATACATCTGGTTTGCAACAGAAGGTGGTGTCAGCAGCTATGATGGTGTTTCTTTTAAAAACTTTACAACTGATGATGGCCTTGCCAATAACTTTGTTTATGCAATTATTGAAGACAACAAAGGGCGTATGTGGCTTGGGACAGATGGAGGTGTAAGCATCTTTGATGGAAAAGTTTTTAAGAATATCACTACTGAGTTTGGTTTGGTTGATAATACTGCCCTTGCCCTACTTAATGATAAAAGTGGAAATATCTGGATTGGAACACCGGCAGGTGTTAGTGTGCTGACTGCCAACCATACTACATTCCCAAAAGATACTTTTAAGATCACAAATTATACTAAAAATGAAGGCTTGAGCAATAGCTATGTCAACACCATTGTTAAAGATATGAATCAAAATATTTGGTTTGGCACCTGGGGTGGGGGAATAAATCTTTTATTAGCAGATTATTATCAAAATGAAGTGGCTAATCCGGATTTCATACACTTTACACGACAACAGGGTTTAAGCAATAATTTTGTAAGAGCCATACTCCCAGACAAAAAGGGAAATATCTGGGTCAGCAGTTGGAGAGGGGGGATTTCATATTTACCTGAAGAAAGTATTAATTTTTATAAAAGCAGTAATATTGATTCTTTGAATAATAACTTTACTAAACCTCAAAGGTTTAGTAAAGTTTCCTTTTTACCTTTTCCATTACAGGATGCCCTAAGTACCAACCGTGTCTGGGATATTTTTGAAGACAAGGCAGGTAATATCTGGTTCGGTCATGACGGTTTTGGTGTAGAAAAATATGATCCCCAAACCGGCGCTATTTTACGGTATCACGAGGGGCAAGGTTTATGTAATAACCATATCATTTCTATTATGGAAGACCGTGAGGGTAATCTTTGGTTTGGTGGATATAGCGGTGGAGCTTCTATGTTTAGTGGTAAGATTTTTACCTATCTAAACATTAAATCAGCGGTTTCCATTCATGAAGACAAATATGGGCAAATGTGGTTTGGCAACTGGGGTGGCGGTGTATTTAATTTTGATGGAAACAATTTTACACAATATTCATGGGATCAGGGAATCGGTGAAAGCGTTGTCCATGCTATTGTTGATGATAAGAACGGAGATATTTGGATTGGTACCTTAGGAGGAGGTATCAATAAATTAATTGAAAAAGACATCACCACACCGGGGAATAAGTTTCTAATTTATAAAAGAAAAAAATCCTGTGCCGATGGAAACAAAAACTGTATTGAACTTGATGGGCTGACAAGCGATCACATATTTTCAATGCTCGTGGATAGCAGGGGAAATTTATGGGTAGGTACTGAAGGAGGAGGCGCTGTTAAATTTTTATACTTGAATCCGGAATACTCCCTTTCAAACAAACCCGGTTCATTTATTAATTATAACACTCAAACAGGGATCATTGGGAACACTGTTAATAAAATTTATGAAGACAGCAAAGGAAGAATATGGCTTGGTACGAGCGAAGGTGTAAGTTTGCTCAACAAAGCAAGTGATGATATTTCCAACGAAAAATTCACGCATTTTATTAAAAAGGAGCATGTGAAGAAATTTAAAAAAAACTTACCCAATTTAGTAGGAAAATTTATTGAAGGTTTAAGCGACCACCGTGTTATATCAATTATTGAAGATAATTATCAAAATAGTTGGTTTGGCACTTATGGCGAGGGGATTTCAATATTGCATCCTGATAATTCATGGTCTTATATTACTACTAAAGACGGCTTAACCAATGCCGCAATTGTTTCCCTCATAGTTGATGATGAGGGAAATATCTGGGCAGGGACAAATAACGGGATCAACAAAATTATCCCGGATAGTAGTAATGGCTCTTATAAAATTAAACAATATTCTATATTAGATGGATTCAGGGGCGTTGAGTGTAATAATAATGCTGTTTACAGAGACTCAAAAGGAAATCTGTGGTTTGGTACAGTGAATGACGTCAACAAATATTCCCCTAAAGAAGATAAGCCTAATATGGTTGAGGCAAGAACATACATTACAGGAATAAAACTGTTTTTTGAAGAAGTAAACAGTGCAAAATGGCGCTCCCACTATCAGATTGATAGCTTTTCTCCCTGGTTTGCTTTACCCTTGAATTTGAAACTATCCTACAATCAAAATCATCTTACTTTTGATTTTGTCGGGATCAGTACTAAAATTCCGGAAAAAGTGCGATATCAGTGGATATTAGACGGGTTTGATCAACACTGGTCGCCAATTACAAAAAAAAATGAAGTAACCTATTCCAATATTCCGCCCGGAAAATACATCCTAAAAGTAAAAGCATGTAATAATGATGGAGTCTGGAATAAAAAGCCAACCACTTTTAGTTTTATCATCACCCCTCCTTTTTGGCAAACCTTATTGTTTTATATGCTATGTTTTATTACCGGTGGGAGCAGTATTTATGGTTTTTATAGTTGGCGTGTGAGAAATTTACAAAAGGCAAAAAAGAAGTTAGAGCATCAAGTGAAAATACGTACTGCTGAAGTTATGACGCAGAAAGAGGAAATACTAATGCAAAAAGAAGAATTAACGGTACAAAGAGATGAATTGAAAATAACGAATGAAGAGTTAAACTTTTTGAATGAGGAAATTGCTCAGACCAATGAAGTTATTGAACAAAGGAATAAGGATATTACAGATAGCATCAATTATGCAAAGTTGATACAAGAAGCTATTCTCCCTCCTGTTGATGTGGTCAATAAAGTTTTTCCGCAGTCATTCATTTTGTTTAAGCCAAAGGATATTGTGAGTGGAGATTTTTATTGGTTTAGCAGCCCCATCAGCCCCCCTCTAACTCCCCCCAAAGGGGGGAGAACTGGCCAACACTCTACCCTTCCCCAAGGCAAAAGCGATGGCAAAGTCCCCCCCTTTGGGGGGGATTTAGGGGGGACTGATAGGGGGGCCTCTTTTATTATAGCGGCAGTTGATTGCACCGGCCATGGCGTGCCCGGGGCCTTTATGAGCATGATAGGCAATGACCTGTTAAATGAAATAATAAATAAAAGGAAAATTAACCAACCGGCAAAGATATTGGGAGAGCTCAATGATGGTATTGTGAATGCCTTAAAACAAACAGGTGAGGGCTCTGAAACAAAAGATGGGATGGATATTGCTATTTGCAGTATAGGTGTAGTGAACGGGCATGCCCGTTCACTACAATATGCTGGCGCTTACAATCCTTTATACATAATTAGAAAAAACATCATCCACGAGCTGGGGGACTTGGGGCATAATGATAAAGTCCGCACCTTTGGTGATGATCTGTGTGAGGTCAAAGGCAACAGTTTTCCGATTGGCATTGATAAGGTGGGCGAAACAGATAGCAGGGGCAGAACAAAAATTTTTACAGACCATACCATTAATTTAAAAAAAGGGGACAGCATCTACCTGTTTTCAGATGGCTATGCTGATCAATTTGGTGGCTCTGAAGGAAGAAAGTTTTCCTACAAACGATTCAAAGAGCTTATCCTTGAAATACAGGATCTTTCAATGGAACAGCAGCGTGAAAAATTAGATATTACCTTTGAAAAATGGAAAGGCAATGAGGAGCAGATAGATGATGTGTTGGTTATTGGGATTAAAATTTAA